AATGACTGTTTTAGGGACTACTACACCTAACATGGACAGCTTAAGGCCTACAGAGTCGCTGGGAGTGGCCCGCCATGAATCTCTGTTCGCTAACACTGTTTCTAGTTCCACTAACTCCGTTTTCCCTGTGTCTGTTTCTGCTCCTGAGCTCAGCTCTCCCGCTTCAGTTTCTGTAACCAAGGCAGCGTGGGCCCAGCCTCCCCTAGCTCCCGTATCAGTTCTTCGGGAGAGGGTAGCTGAGGTCCAGCTGGTCCCTGCTTCTGTTCCCAGACTGGCAGAGGCTCCTATCATCCCAGCACCTGTACCTGCTCCTCGGGTGGGGTTGATGGACACCCAGACTTTGCCTGCTCCTGTTCCGGTTCCCCGGGTGAGGTCAGCTGCGACCCTGCCGCCTCCTGCACCCGTCTCAGTTCCTCGGGTGGGAGCGACAGAGGTCCAGCTTGCTCCTGCACCTACACCGGCCCCCAGGGTAAAGGCAGCCAGAGCCCAGCTCGTCCCTGCACCCGTATCTGTTTCTCGGGTGGGGATGGCTGGTGTTCGGCCAGGCCTAGCACCTGTTCCTGTTCCCAGAAGGAGAGCAACCCAGAGTCAGACACCTGTTCAACCACAAGCGCAACTACCACTTCAACTAGCATTACTATCCATAACACAGTCTGTAGCTCAGTTGTTAACACAGATTCTTGTTTTGTCACCAGTCCAGACTTTAGCACAGTTAGCAGCTCCGTCTCCTGTTCAGTCATCGGTTCTACTACCTGCTGTCCCGCCATCACTGCAACGTGCACCCCTGTCTTTAGCGCAGTCAGTAGCTCAGGTCATAGCACAGGTTCCTGTTTTGTTACCAGCTCAGTCTCTAGCGCAGCCATTAGCTCCTCAGTCTGCTCAGTCATCCGCTCCGTTACCGCTCCAGTCCTTTGCTTCATTGCCTGTTCGTTTGTCAGCTCAGTTATTGACTCTGTCACCAGCTCAGTGCTTAGCCCAGCAACCCGTTCAGTCACTGTCCACCTCAGCTGGAAGCCTTTGTGAGCCTTCTTTGCCAGCTGAGGATTACGCGGTGCTGACACACTTTGAACTGACTGTTTGCCCTGCACAGCCCCAGCCATTGCATCCTAAGCCGACTGCGTGCCCTGTGCCGCCACAGTCAGCGCCCGCGGTGCCAAAGGTCCCCGCACCCGCTGGCTCTGCATCCgtttccgctggagggtccgaggggcccgttcagcctcctgtctccgctggagggtccgaggggcccgttcagctgCCACCTGCGCCCGCCTCGCCCGGCCCcgtcttcgcctggtccggcctctgcagctctgcctggtccggccccgtcttcgcctggtccggcctctgcagcTCTGCCTGGTCCGGCCCTGTCtttgcctggtccggcttcatcagAATctgcatcctcgcctggtccggcctccgcctCAGCTTCGCCCGGTCCGGCTCTAGCATCTGCTTCAGCCTTGTCTTTGCCTGCTCCAGCTCCAGCATCTGCTtccgcttcgcctggtccggcccccgcttcgcctggtccggcccccgcttcgcctggtccggcccccgcttcgcctggtccggcccccgcttcgcctggtccggcccccgcTTCGCCTGTGGCTGCCACGccaccgtctggtcctgcctcgtccggtcctgtgcccaccgggcctcggCCACCACGCCTGACGCCGGAgtgccgccgttgccttccgcacggtcggcctcctgaactgctctaTCATCTCCTTGGCCGCCGCCTTCTTCtacgcggccggcctccggaccagctctgtcacctgtgccacccgtctggtcggccccccgaccgtgtgACCCGTGAACTTTTGTGCCTGTGGGCCCTGGGTCGGCCTCCTGACATTTATTATGGACTAGTGTcttgtgctcctgtgttttctgttggtggttttgtttcctgttctggtccctccgtcctggtcccccgcctcccgccctgggtgggttgttttctgtttttcttgtttttgttcgcGGGTTGGGGCTGTCGGGTGCCAGCCcttgcgggggggggggggggggtcatgggccatgttggcccagtattttTAATTCTCATGTATCTTTGTATTCAGTTCCCTGTTTAGgctctgtttcctgagttgccctgttgtgttgtttccTGAGTGCTTTCCCTTTAtgactctcaccccctgtgtgcccctctgtgtattcatgagccctcgtcccctttcgtgtttattccgtgtctcccctgcccgttatgttggtgttctactcgtgctctctctcctcctgtctgaacctctgtacttcctgtttcgcTTCGCCCGTCTCCCCGCcagtgttgtgttcactcctgccatgTCTCGTGattattatcagtgtcacctgtgctCCCACTCCGCTCGTTAACCCTtggtgtatttatgtctgcgtctccctcagtgctgtgtcgcgttctccctcatgttgtgtggatcttcCTGTGTCTACCTGcgagtgttagtttacttttcccagtttagttttgtatttcctgtgttctgccgtgccagcattaaagctgtgtttctcgagttcatccccgtgtctgtgagttttgcatttgggtcctcctcctgcttgccacacagcgatccatGACATATTCGAACTTGTGGACAGAAGCCATTTTAGTTTCCTGTTTGCACATCATTAATTTTGTTTAAATACTACTTGCACTTAAATTTGTATTActtaatattttcatttatttcatttttattctgaCGGTcttatgttaaaaataaatcagatttttttttcaaattcaaatgttTTCTGGGTCATGAGATAACAGGGTGAAATTCATGGGTGGGCAGACTTGAGCAGGTGAGGCACTAAAGCCAGAACATGAGGTCTGCCCACAGGAAGCGGACATAAGAGTTGCTGAAATAATAGTTGACTAATCGACTAATAGAAGAAAAATTAGGcagattagtcgactatcaaaataattgttAGTTGCAGCCCTAATCATCTGACTGCTAAGTATGACTCCAGTTCTGAGGAAAACCCTCTCTGCCTCGCTCACCTATCATCATTATTCTGCGATCAAATAAAACCTGATTTCCACTTCAAGGGACAGAAGATAAtaagtaaatgaaaaatgtgaaacaaaataatgacacatgtttctttgaaaaacagaaccaaaattatctaaaaaatataaaaattcctCATGGGTGTTAGATTGCCTTTGTCCGTCCCAAGTGAGCCCCCAGTCAAGTTTCTAAAAAGGTCCTCTCCACCGGGGTCGGCCCTCCAAAGCACTCTCTGCCTTACAGCCGGTCCCTATGGCTCATCTGTCTTACCAGGCAGACCCTTAGAACTACCCCTTTGTTTTCCGTACTCTTGGGTtccttattgtttttctttggtcCTCTACCTCTTCTGTTTTGGTCCAGAGTGACCAGAGAGACCTTTAAATGTCAACAACGCTCTGAGGTAACCTGAAGCCAGCTAATTTCCATCCTCTCACCACATGGAAACAAGACAGTAGCTCCGGTTACTTACAACCTATTTGTATATTCCTCCTCTCCAAGAAGATATTATTTGGAGTGGTATAGTTATGGTCTTTCAAAGATAAGCATGGCCTCCCTTTAGCTTTAAAGACATAATCTGAACAgtgtcttttatatacagaaGATATTAGGAGCATCTAGAAAGTTTTTCTATTTGATGACacactaaatacatttttaaggatATGATGTAACATCTGAACAAAAATCTGACTCAATCAGATACCCTGTAAAATGtgattgttgtgtgtgtgtgtgtgtgtgtgtgtgcaagatcAGAACTGCTTGTTCAACTTCTTACTATCGCTGTGGAAAGATTCAGATACAAGTATCAGAACACGTTTCATGAAGAACAATCAGTTCTAAGCAAGGAAAAGATCATCATGCAGCATTCTATCACAAAtaaacttatatcattaaaagctTATACTGACTAAACAAATACAATTTTCTATTGacattgtgtgtttttgaagGGATGCCAAATGctaacatttttctgtaaagaaaatttaccttgcctatgggcataaataaagttaccttgaccTTGACTTGTGGAAAGTAATATGTACCTACAATTTTCCAACCATAACTATAACAAGTCTTCActactcatttctttatattttgtttcctgGAGCCAGATTTTCTTgcaatttttaaagtggtcttgagaaaTAGTgttccaggctttctgaagattttttaaacttttactttAGATATtggtttctttttcactcattttccatCCAGTCTTTTTACCTGActgttttcagaggaatgttctTTTTGTGGTCATTTGTTAAGCTACTGAACAATGAATATATCATGGAATATCATAGAATCCTATGAAAATTGTCTCTTTCACATGAGTGTAGTTGCTGATGAAAGCATTCACAGCAATATGCTTTCTCTGTACTCATCATAGTgaatcagtaatgtttgtacCAAAGCATGtagttaaaaataaagataGTCTTCGCTGAAACCTGCTCAGGCAGTCTCAAGATTCAGCTCAAACATTACATTTACTTGGAAAGATGAAGCAGTACTCAGCAACTTTTTTTGGGTAAGTCATATGACTGACAAACACACTGTGAAAACAGCACAGAGTTTGTGAAAACATCAGTCTGGATGGAAAAATTCCAGACTCAACACCACACcaggttgttgtgtttgtgtggctcTAACCTGCTCGCCAGTTTCCTTCTGCCTATTTGTGCTTTTGCTGCCTCTGTGTGGCTGAGACATGTCAGCGTTCTTTGGGTACCGTCCCCATGATTTGAGCCTGTTGAGGCCCTCCACAGAGCGGGCGGTAGGGTTGATTCGCTGGCCTGGGATGCGAGCAGGTAGATCCCAGGTGCCTTTAAAGTCAGGCCATGCAAGGCCTCTCTGTAGCAACACACACGCAGTGAGGGAGTGAAGTCATATATTCACAGTGAAAAACGTCACTTCCAGTGAAGAGGGGAAAGAAGAAAGATGTGATCTCACCTTCCCCACTCCTGGGAGCAGGTGTCCTCTATCATCAGCGATGAAGGTGGTACGGCCCACCTGTGCACTAGGTCTCTGCAAATACCCACACATAGAGGGAGATAAAATCTTTGTAAAAATCTATTTTTGCACAAATTTGTTTAAATCTAACacgaaatggaaatgatcaagAGTTGAAAACTTCCTATACCTCTTTGAAGTGCTTAGTCTCACACCAGTTCTGCAGCCTGTGCGGTTTAAAGGCGCTGTCATACTGTGAATAGAAGTTTTAAAAACGCATAAACAGAGAAGTAAAATGTGTAATGTTTAGAGTTTTTATTGGCGTTGTTATTTAGATTACCTGGTTTGCCGAATAGCTGGAAGACATTGCTGGATCTGTAAGTTACGGTTTCCTAATCTGTTAAATTGTTGACTCGTTGCTTAGCAATATAGACAAACAGACTTCTCCCTACAACAGTTTATTTGAAAAGAGTTACAAACTATGGCCTGAAAAAACCCCTCATATGAATCAGTTTgtacagtttatttattttttgtttgtgtttttttgttgttgttcataCATGTTTTATCAGTACTATCTGATTCCGTGTTTGTAATGATTAATTTACAAGTTGTTTTATTGGCCTAAATGTGATCTGTTCCGCATTCAgggggcttttattttgaaagatctCAAACGGAAGTTATGAGGTAGAAATTATTTCGTATGTCAAAACACATCATGTGCGGATGCTTGCgtttaattatgtttttattttcctgcagACGGGATTGCACAGAGTGTTGCATAAAGCATATTTCTTTCTTACgcacttaaaaaatatatatatatatatatatatatataaccggAAGTCCAACTATTTTTCTTCCGGGTATTACTAGCGGCAACTAAGAAGACAAGTTGATTAAGATATGTAACTAACAAGCAgatcttatgtttgtttttcaaaaagtaGGAATAAATATATCACGTAGAATTTGCACTTTGGATGGGTAAGTTAAAAGTTTACAATGAAACTCACAGCCTTCAATTATCATCTTCTTGACTCTTGTAGACagtctgtgctttttttctattgttgGTTACCCCTGCTTGTACTCCACTAGACATGCAGGGACCATCTGCTTACTCGACCGCATCTCTGCGCGTTGCTGGAAGGAGAGACTCTGGTGGGGATATAGCGGCTGACCCGAGCCTTGACACGAAACACTTTCGCGTTTGTCGTTTCATCATGGAGACAGGTAATCCAGGGgtggtctgtgtgtgagtgtgagagagggTTCGAAGAGCAAGTTTTCAGGGCTATAAAGTAAACTTATCAAGTCTTACCTGCTAGGAATGACAAGTAAAgtctttgatttaaaaaaaaaagtataatgaATTCATTAATGTATCAGCTGATTTACGTCATCAGTTGTatcaaaagtttttaaaaaaagtgagttgttgttcatttttattaattGGTTTCATGTGTTTGAGATCGCTGTTCTGTTGGAACACTCAGTTATTATCAAAGTTTTAGCTAGCCAGCTAGCCCTTAAGGTGTGCTGAAGTTGAAGAGTTTGGAGGTAGTCCTCCTTCTTCATAATGCTGCCTATTTTGTGCAATGTACCAGTACAACTCGTACCACCACAAACGGCCCCAGAGCATGATActtccaccaccatgcttggcAAGATGGTACAATGTTCTTAGGTTTGAAAGCTCCACCTTTACTCCTCAAAACGATCTCTTGTTATTTTGTCCAAAAAGCTAAATGCCTAAAGTCAAATGCCTAAAGAGGCAACCATGTGAGCAGCATTAAATTTCAGCTGAGCTTGAAAGTTTCATTGTTGGCTTGAGCCTAGTTGGTTCCTGGGTTATTTGCGAACATCGTAACCAATTTTGTCTCATTTGGGTTTTCCTCCAGACTTGGCGAAGTGGTGACATCTGAATAACGTGTACTTATGCACAATTGTCTGAACTGATTATACTGAAAGCACAGTTATTCATAAATGTCTCCAAGAGACATTCCCAACTTGTGTAAATGTACACTTCTGCGTCACACGTTGTAGTACTTTCCCTTTGTTCTGAATACATTCCAGTTATTGCTGTCAAAGAAATCCTTTTTATGCTGGTCAAGATTAACTACAAGTTATAGTCAATCATGATCACTAATGAGAAGTTAATAACCCTGTGTCAAGTTAAAAGACACACACTTTAAACATTTAAGTGAGTCCATCATGGTGGACCCTAGTAAATATCTTAACGTCTTCAGTTCTGCCACTTGAAGCTCCGCAtcccatctttctttcagccccaccatctccaaaccttacatcatagcaggtctcactagcTTCTTGTAAATTTTACTCTTGCTCTTGTctcaaatccccccccccccccattcccCTTGACACCTCCCCTCTTACCCACTTCATTGTGCTTAAGAGTGTTTTGAACATTAGAAACCCATGTTTAAATGCCTGAATTCAGCAATGCATGGTAAACATGTTCACAAAAAATGCTTTTGGTCTCTATAGTTAATCACTCCCCTCATTACAACTGTACAGAGGTGCTCATCTTGATTctattttaaaaatttattGTTATATCTGTATGTATATTATATCTAATAAAGACTATGGTTTGCTAAGAATATACAGCACACCAAAAAACCATAATAATTTTTGTTTTCCTATTTTCTGTTTGAGCTCAGCGCTGCATCTTCCGGTCTAAATATAGCCAGTTCTGTCTCAAATAAACAACGAGGCAGCGGGCAAAGTGCTAACACTGTCTACGTTCATCTTTTGTATTTTGTCTAAGCCTGGAAAAAAAGAGGTTTCGTTATAGGACAATACTTTGTCTATGTACTTACTCAGTGAAAACATAGATTTTGACTAACCTTTGCTGCCCTACGATCTAGATCTAGATGGTTAAAGTATgcattattgttttttgttttttttgtttgtttttatttatatcatgtttttttttctaccaaGTGGAAATGGGCATCTATAAAATTAGATAGATGGTGCCAGAAATTTAGAAAGACTAATCAGCCTTTTTCCTGAAATGGTCCTCACTTTCTGACACATGTGATCACACCCGTGATTAAGCAGCTCCCATTGACATTTAGTTTTTGACATAAGGCAAGTGATTGCTTATTTTGGTGTAATGATAAATTAAAGAACACATTTTATGCtcgtctttattttctttcaaataCATTGCTCCAGTGGTAGATGTTCATATCACCATAGTATCAAAGAATGAGCCAAAATAATTTTGCTCTACACTCTGTCTGATGACAGTGAGAGATATCGGAGTTCCCTATAATAGTCATCTCCCATTGCTCTGAAGCTTAAAGGGGGAAGACAGTCTGTTTCACACAGCGTATGAATGCTGTGCTGAGACCCAGTAAAATCTAAATAAGGACTATTTGAAATTTTAAATCATATAGAGCTTCTTTACGAgaattcaagaaaaaaaatattgagttGGAAATGAGCAGGTTCTCTTTAAGAAAGTCAAGGTTTAAGGTTTTTGAAACATGTGTCCAGTATTATGTATTCTTTCCTGGTTTTTGATTTGTTGATTTAATGGGATTTCAAACAAATAGTAATGTGAACTGAAACTGCATTTCAGGATTACAGTGGGTGAAAATAGGTGTGAATCAGTCAGCTAAAGATGATAAAACATTAGTGTGCCCTTAAAGACCTACATCTTACCCCCTCCTCTGTTATTCAGGAGTGAAACTCTGCATGCGCTCGGTGCCCGTGGCTACAGCATGTGTGCTCTATCATCGTTTCTTTGAGAGGGTCAGTATCCATGCGTATGAACCCTACCTAGTGGCCATGAGCTGTGTGTACCTGGCTGGTAAAGTGGAGGAGCAGCACATCAGGACCCGTGATATCATCAATGTAAGCCACAGGTAATAATTTAAAAGATGGAGTGTATAATCGACATTTTAACCTCACTGCTGAGAGAAAAACAATTTCTTGCTAACTGAGCCTCTTAGATATTTGACTTTGCTTGAGAACAAAAAGgttgtgttttgtctttctgAACTCTTTTTGTTATGAGAGGGACATTAAAAAGCCccaaacatttaataaatcatttttaatgagTAGTCTGCTTTTCTTGAATAAATGGTTTGGTCTGAAAAACATCAcaagagtaaaaacaaaatagCCTTGACCAGGAAGGCTTGTAAAGCCCAAGGTAATATTTTTAGATAAGACTCTGTCCCATCAACAAGTGCAAAACCAGAATATACTCAGTCTCCAGTCATAAACATACATTTAAATAAGACATAAAACAAAGTGCAAAAGTATGTTAATTTTCTGGGATCTGCACTTGGTACCCTGATTTTCTTAAAGTATGACTTTGGGCAGGCTCTAACCCACTCATGTGTGAGAAAATGCATGGAGAAAACACATTAACTTAAGAGTAGACatattaaaaagtgaaaaaaaaaacatcaacatgaataataataaaaagtatttCTGTTAAAAATTAAGCCAAGTTAAAAGTTGCCAGTCCCACTCCTCCACATAGTGGCTTGTTCTGAAGCTTTTGATTGTTTCAATATTTGCATTCACTGAAATTTTCCCTGTGCCTTAAAAAAACCTGAACTCCACTCTGCACATGGAACATATGTATTATGTAGTTTGGCACTAATTTTTCTGAGGAAATATCATCTACACATACAGCACATATTGCTCTTAAACTGAAGTAGACAAGCATGCTATAAATGGacatcctttttaaaaaaaaaaaaaaagcacaacccTTCCAGGCTCTTGTCCCAGTGCTTTAAAAACATGTGGGCGGGCACCAGTTTAGCTCAGCTGGATGAGCAGGCAACTGTgaatcctgttttattttacatttcacatcacACTTTTATGGAAGTGGATACATTAAATAACAAATTCTTTACCAGGCAGTTTAACCATTCAGTTTTTGGAGCTGTCACCTTAAATGCTCTCCTCCACCCTTTCAGGTATTTCAACAGTGGCAGTACTCCTTTAGAATGTGACAAGGAGTTCTGGGACCTGAGGGACAGCGTGGTGCAGTGTGAGCTCCTCATCCTCCGACAGCTCAACTTCCAAGTCTCCTTCGAACACCCTCACAAGGTAGTTGTGAGCGCACGTGCACGGATCCCTGTTCCCTCCTTATTTGGTGCTAAACCTCCTTTTTGGTCTGTGTTACTGCCTGATTTTCTGATGCAAATGTGCTTGTGTTTATGATCTCTGTGATCTCTGGGACAAATAAGTGTTTTCTGTTGGCTTGAAtgcttttagttttacttaCATGACCCTTGCATTTAATAAAATAGTAAGTGTAGTAGTGCCTGATCTCTGAAGTTTAAATTTGTCTGCTGTCTTTCATCTTCAGTATTTGCTCCACTACCTGCTGTCTGTCAAGTCACTTGTGAACCGCCATGCTTGGTCTCGAACTCCTGTAGCTGAAACTTCCTGGGCGCTGCTTAGAGACTGTTACCATGGAGCCATGGTCATCTGCCACAGACCCCAACACATCGCCATAGCAATGCTGTACCTGGCTCTAAACAGCTATGGAGTGGAACTGCCTGCTGGGGAGAGAGAGTGGTGGCAGGTATGTGCTGAAAAGTGTTCCTATTCTCTCTGAAGAGAGAGGGCTAATCCAAAGTGCGTGTGTCCGTGCTCAAGTGAGAGAAAGAATCTGTGCACTGTAGGTGGATTTATTACTTCAAGACATCATCTTATAGGAAGTTAGAGGCTAGCAGGTGTTAGCTGATAAACCCAGAAGATGAAAGTTATTTCCTCCTTCATTTAGCTCTGAAATCAACACAGGAAattctgatgatgatgaactgaCATCTCTACTTTTCCATTAAGCTCCAGTTTAAACAGAACAGAAACCCTCCTTCActttccttctgtttttcccTCATTTTGAGATGATGATGTCGGATCAGAGTAGCTGCTCACATCGCACTTTCAATTTAGTGAGGGTAGAGGCGCAGGCATTTACACTGTGTATCACGAGTGTCAGTTTTATGCCTGGATGCCAACATGAAACTACAGGGAGGCAGATTAAATCTAATATAAATTtaataatagagaaaatgaattaaaaattaGAAAACAAGCTAACAAATTACATCCAATGACAAGCTCAGCATTACGTCCAAGGTCACAGTTCGTCAAAACAACACAAGTTGGTATACCAGTTGCAGTGTCAGATTTTGAAAAAGGTTTTAGTCCCATTTGGTTGGTGCGATTTATCAACTGATGTGTCACCAATGAAAGCAACTGAAATGGCAGATATGTGACGGCAAATGTCAAAGAGTAA
This region of Maylandia zebra isolate NMK-2024a linkage group LG20, Mzebra_GT3a, whole genome shotgun sequence genomic DNA includes:
- the cfap126 gene encoding protein Flattop yields the protein MSSSYSANQYDSAFKPHRLQNWCETKHFKERPSAQVGRTTFIADDRGHLLPGVGKRGLAWPDFKGTWDLPARIPGQRINPTARSVEGLNRLKSWGRYPKNADMSQPHRGSKSTNRQKETGEQTSLKVLQDDATQSAAAEARPASQNWSTTGSDRTTNQNRAGSQAATEQATGNDRLPSHCSAAEKNSALNQAAVEKNHIRPDTGEGRQTRNMSAKAVSQPSQASIEQRQRKIQQDL
- the ccnq gene encoding cyclin-Q translates to MDMQGPSAYSTASLRVAGRRDSGGDIAADPSLDTKHFRVCRFIMETGVKLCMRSVPVATACVLYHRFFERVSIHAYEPYLVAMSCVYLAGKVEEQHIRTRDIINVSHRYFNSGSTPLECDKEFWDLRDSVVQCELLILRQLNFQVSFEHPHKYLLHYLLSVKSLVNRHAWSRTPVAETSWALLRDCYHGAMVICHRPQHIAIAMLYLALNSYGVELPAGEREWWQVLCDDVMKADIDAVIADLLQLYDMEAKCI